One window of Rissa tridactyla isolate bRisTri1 chromosome 26, bRisTri1.patW.cur.20221130, whole genome shotgun sequence genomic DNA carries:
- the LOC128901547 gene encoding LOW QUALITY PROTEIN: E3 ubiquitin-protein ligase rnf213-alpha-like (The sequence of the model RefSeq protein was modified relative to this genomic sequence to represent the inferred CDS: inserted 2 bases in 2 codons; substituted 2 bases at 2 genomic stop codons), whose translation MGETGCGKTKLVQFMCNLQNAGKTIQNMMVVRVHGGTTSKTIQKKVRQAIELARTNEEEHNIDTVLFFDEANTSEAIFTIKEVLCDHGVNGKPISTGRLKVVAACNPYKRHSKEAIEKLEKAGLGYXVRSEDTLEKLGYIPLRQLVYRXQPLPPSLLPLVWDFGELNEKTQSLYIREIMKSTVETQIPQGNLDVFTNVISASQKFLRERKDECRVASLQDIDRCMKIVLWFYELRDLLFHEIDKKRRHEEEEEPTLNDAQRALVLSVGACYYVSLESRQEYLEEVAKCFSVPASRLKQEIELCQEVFLDNLSIPKATACNNALRDNIFMMVVCMDLRVPLFLVGKPGGSKSLSKTIAVDAMEGTLSRSPLFKRCKEIQLVSFQCSPHSKPEGIIFTFRQCAQFQKGKNLNEFASVVLLDDIGLAEDSPDMPLKTLHPLLEDGCVDDETPEAYKKVGFVGISNWALDPAKMNRGLLVFRTEPSERGLVKTAEGNCADQPHLEKIKHLFPILANFYCNVLKMQKTEFFGLSDFYSLIKMIVSYTQNMKSGSQYDLLIKAIQRNFGGSRDIRPLEIFRNCTSELRLNSAVETSCIRLLEENMDKEQAAFTSRYLLLLTTNNAAFQVIQMTRLIDTSNCDIMFGSGFPRDQDYSQVCRSVNRVKICMEIGFEPEKTFDLVTNVLKKCNENADVVYLVKGVKECKSCLREITDPAELPCGHIFCTACILEWANKQCKICKEEFPEDYRPTASEATREAVACHNKFRRKCNSFFVEFITMYFLGDREAPSAKIIQRLIQFVACKPNPEHQAGKRVYKPKSELSPFEECMDSSPTIQSSLLKLLLRCGFNNVKVHLKEYLSQXEEKILSNQSHRNHFYFMVVHCLEDFMYPSSEEDVSQLAENCLSTADLAAFCKPEVSRINTLRFIAQLRLSIRHVATVLGRRMLSAADPKAPATEGNEKEQDLVNTMKKLVVQAPTPWPQVFLIRNLCDIYGLASMWKILQVEKWILPQGVEISQDRSTWSNTTLMFSVLDKAQKQLNPKDSTENQSLTSVMRQMENILHLPPIPDELLEDKLKKIMDALGDSEDPGLLELVFHTALSLALFPSHITQLLKNICFKPDVVKGSYLPTMPGDLLFDVENWKIGAREKIWTCQCGSYWTVTDCGLPMEAKKCKCGATVGGTNHKPETGFTRKEITKDKTEKGYILESPLSQRNELERCLSPACVSLARALLHSSLLLGVHADKKAILDLMKEEPEDVEEFFWGHLQKDMACLAEVLSRNTEDAVLTVHLFLQHLSNDNPADKSVALSILHEKKDREEWETSFKALAQPFFQELEQSLNSVKEQRMSEGPHGSSLLLKIASGQTLPFQDLPSQGLINQPCMWRFEQKMTIQTSMHFLQQEVGEGTGNPYPILLELLSKLENIQHVXHLSDIFCLQNALIHFFQSSHKGEDHTVRQFLDQPELSEDQRLAFSRAIETIRKVWSNIKMNPSSSGITILPDLSPNNINTNTAVLHLLPTQPSISHLVTTFLIQLQNTCPRARVSVTTQSNLFSPRFISAEEVKPSSVLAITKSDLVTMVLANLQYEIDEDGTKTTYFDFQMLQRQVVHRFISGKPIIKAQTAPSIALNNVRTLQATKMKVRNKLFQEPLSVNQQKRIMEEARSVNALSKALATLKVAAEFLAVTGGDPECLLSEYVQQDLRMDADAKQFHDVPVGEGQVGNGTLMFSP comes from the exons ATGGGTGAAACTGGCTGTGGGAAGACGAAGCTGGTGCAGTTCATGTGCAACCTGCAAAACGCAGGCAAGACCATTCAGAATATGATGGTGGTGCGTGTTCATGGCGGCACCACCTCCAAGACCATCCAGAAGAAGGTAAGGCAGGCCATTGAGCTGGCACGCACCAACGAAGAAGAGCACAACATAGACACGGTGCTCTTCTTCGACGAAGCCAACACCTCGGAGGCCATCTTCACCATCAAAGAAGTGTTGTGTGACCACGGCGTCAACGGAAAGCCGATTTCCACTGGCCGCTTAAAAGTGGTGGCCGCTTGCAACCCTTACAAAAGACACAGCAAGGAGGCCattgagaaactggagaaagctGGCTTGGGATACTGAGTCCGGAGTGAAGACACCCTGGAGAAGCTGGGTTACATTCCTTTGCGGCAGTTGGTGTATA tgcagccccttcctcccagtTTATTACCTCTGGTCTGGGATTTTGGGGAGCTGAACGAGAAGACGCAAAGCCTGTACATCAGGGAGATTATGAAGTCCACCGTGGAGACCCAGATCCCTCAGGGAAACCTCGATGTCTTCACCAACGTCATTTCAGCCTCCCAGAAGTTcctgagagagagaaaggacGAATGCAGAGTTGCCAGCCTCCAGGACATAGACCGCTGCATGAAAATAGTGCTCTGGTTTTATGAGTTGAGAGACCTGCTTTTCCATGAGATTGATAAGAAGAGGCggcatgaggaggaagaggagccaaCCTTAAATGATGCACAAAGGGCTTTGGTCCTTTCGGTGGGGGCCTGCTATTACGTGTCTCTGGAGAGCCGCCAAGAGTACCTGGAGGAGGTTGCAAAATGCTTCTCGGTCCCTGCGTCCCGGCTAAAGCAAGAGATTGAGTTGTGCCAGGAGGTATTTCTTGATAACCTCTCCATTCCTAAGGCCACAGCCTGCAACAATGCTCTGAGGGACAACATCTTCATGATGGTTGTCTGTATGGACCTCCGGGTGCCGCTCTTTCTGGTTGGCAAGCCGGGAGGCTCCAAATCTCTATCCAAAACCATTGCTGTAGATGCCATGGAAGGTACATTGTCCAGAAGCCCATTGTTCAAAAGGTGCAAAGAGATCCAGCTGGTCTCCTTCCAGTGCAGCCCCCACTCGAAACCAGAAGGCATCATCTTCACTTTCCGACAATGCGCTCAGTTCCAGAAGGGCAAGAACCTGAATGAGTTTGCATCCGTGGTCCTGCTGGATGACATCGGTCTTGCAGAAGACTCACCTGATATGCCGTTGAAGACGCTGCATCCTCTTCTGGAAGATGGCTGCGTTGATGACGAGACGCCGGAGGCTTACAAAAAAGTTGGCTTTGTGGGCATCTCCAACTGGGCCTTGGACCCTGCCAAAATGAACAGGGGCCTCCTTGTCTTTCGGACCGAACCTAGTGAGAGAGGGCTGGTGAAGACCGCTGAAGGGAACTGTGCTGACCAACCTCACCTTGAAAAAATCAAGCATTTGTTCCCCATTCTGGCAAACTTCTACTGCAATgtgctgaaaatgcagaaaacagagtTTTTTGGGCTTAGTGACTTCTACAGCTTAATCAAAATGATCGTGTCCTACACACAGAATATGAAGAGCGGGTCTCAATATGACCTCCTCATCAAGGCCATCCAGAGAAACTTTGGAGGCTCCAGAGATATCCGTCCTCTGGAAATCTTCCGTAACTGCACCAGTGAGCTACGTCTCAACTCTGCGGTGGAAACCAGCTGCATCCGTCTGTTGGAGGAAAACATGGACAAAGAGCAAGCGGCATTCACGTCTCGTTACCTCCTGTTGCTGACGACCAACAACGCTGCCTTTCAGGTCATCCAGATGACGCGTCTGATAGACACCAGCAACTGTGACATTATGTTCGGCTCTGGTTTCCCACGGGACCAGGATTATTCCCAGGTGTGCCGCTCTGTGAACAGGGTGAAAATTTGCATGGAGATAG GATTTGAGCCGGAGAAGACTTTTGATTTGGTGACAAATGTGCTGAAGAAATGCAATGAGAATGCCGATGTTGTGTACCTGGT GAAGGGTGTGAAGGAATGCAAGAGCTGCCTGCGGGAGATCACTGACCCGGCGGAGCTGCCCTGCGGCCACATCTTCTGCACTGCCTGCATCCTGGAGTGGGCAAACAAGCAGTGTAAGATCTGCAAAGAGGAATTCCCAGAGGATTACAGACCCACAGCTTCAGAGGCCACGAG gGAAGCTGTTGCCTGTCACAACAAATTCAGGAGGAAATGTAATTCCTTCTTCGTTGAGTTCATCACCATGTACTTTTTGGGAGACAGAGAGGCACCGTCTGCCAAAATCATTCAGCGACTGATACAGTTTGTGGCTTGCAAACCCAACCCTGAGCATCAGGCAGGGAAAAGGG TGTACAAGCCAAAAAGTGAGTTGTCACCATTCGAAGAGTGCATGGACAGCAGTCCTACCATCCAGTCCTCCctcctgaagctgctgctgcgATGCGG GTTCAACAACGTCAAGGTTCACTTGAAAGAATACCTGTCCC ATGAGGAAAAGATACTATCCAACCAAAGTCACAGGAACCACTTCTACTTCATGGTGGTGCACTGTCTGGAG GATTTTATGTATCCTTCTTCTGAAGAAGACGTCAGCCAGCTTGCTGAAAACTGCCTCTCCACCGCAGACCTGGCTGCTTTCTGCAAGCCCGAGGTCTCGCGAATTAACACCCTCCGGTTCATTGCCCAGCTCCGGCTCTCCATCAGGCACGTGGCCACCGTGCTTGGCAGACGGATGCTTTCCG CGGCAGATCCCAAAGCGCCTGCCACAGAGGGGAATGAGAAAGAGCAAGACCTGGTGAACACAATGAAGAAGCTGGTGGTGCAGGCTCCAACTCCATGGCCTCAGGTGTTCCTCATCAGAAACCTCTGTGACATCTACGGGCTAGCCTCTATGTGGAAGATCCTCCAGGTGGAGAAGTGGATTTTACCCCAAGGGGTAGAAATTTCGCAG gataGAAGCACCTGGTCAAATACAACACTGATGTTTTCAGTGCTGGACAAAGCACAAAAGCAGCTAAACCCCAAAGATTCCACTGAAAATCAGAGCTTGACT TCTGTCATGAGACAAATGGAGAACATCCTCCACTTGCCACCTATCCCAGATGAGCTGCTGGAAGACAAACTGAAGAAGATCATGGATGCTTTGGGTGACAGTGAAGACCCAGGCCTGCTGGAGTTGGTCTTCCACACTGCGCTCAGTCTGGCCTTGTTCCCAAGCCACATCACTCAGCTCCTCAAGAACATCTGCTTCAAGCCTGACGTGGTGAAG GGGTCTTACCTTCCCACCATGCCTGGAGACCTGCTTTTTGATGTGGAGAACTGGAAAATTGGGGCAAGAGAGAAGATTTGGA CTTGTCAGTGTGGCTCGTACTGGACTGTCACCGAT TGTGGACTTCCCATGGAAGCGAAGAAATGTAAGTGTGGTGCCACCGTTGGGGGAACCAACCACAAACCTGAGACAGGCTTCACGCGGAAGGAAAT CACCAAGGACAAAACGGAGAAAGGGTACATCCTGGAGAGCCCTCTCTCACAGAGGAATGAGCTGGAGAGGTGCCTGTCACCCGCCTGTGTCAGTCTTGCGAGAGCTCTGCTCCATTCATCCCTCCTTCTAGGGGTCCATGCTGACAAAAAG GCAATTCTAGACCTGATGAAAGAGGAACCGGAGGATGTGGAAGAGTTCTTCTGGGGCCACCTTCAGAAAGACATGGCGTGCCTGGCAGAGGTGCTCAGCAGGAACACGGAGGATGCCGTGTTGACTGTCCATCTGTTTCTACAGCACCTGAGCAATGACAACCCAGCAG ACAAGAGTGTAGCCTTGAGCATCCTGCATGAGAAAAAGGACCGAGAAGAATGGGAAACCTCTTTCAAAGCCCTGGCTCAGCCCTTCTTCCAG GAACTGGAGCAGAGCCTTAATTCTGTCAAGGAGCAGAGGATGAGTGAAGGTCCTCATGGCTCCAGCCTTCTCCTGAAAATAGCTTCTGGCCAGACACTACCTTTCCAAGACCTGCCGAGTCAGGGGTTGATCAACCAGCCCTGCATGTGGAGATTTGAACAGAAGATGACCATCCAGACCTCGATGCATTTCCTACAGCAGGAAGTTGGAGAGGGCACTGGAAACCCGTACCCCATTCTACTGGAACTCCTGTCAAAG CTTGAGAACATCCAACATGTCTGACACCTGTCCGACATTTTCTGTCTGCAGAATGCCCTGATCCACTTCTTCCAAAGCAGCCATAAAGGGGAAGACCACACAGTCCGGCAATTCCTGGACCAGCCTGAACTTTCAG AGGACCAGCGTTTGGCTTTCAGCAGAGCTATAGAGACCATACGGAAAGTTTGGAGCAATATTAAAATGAACCCATCCAGCTCAG GCATCACCATCCTGCCGGACCTCTCGCCGAACAACATCAACACCAACACCGCTGTCCTTCATCTCCTCCCCACCCAACCATCTATCAGCCATCTGGTGACCACGTTCCTCATCCAGCTGCAAAACACTTGCCCCAGG GCCAGAGTTTCTGTAACCACACAGAGCAACCTTTTCTCTCCCAGATTCATCTCCGCAGAAGAGGTGAAGCCCTCCTCGGTACTGGCCATAACCAAGAGTGATCTGGTAACCATGGTGCTCGCCAACTTGCAGTACGAGATAGATGAAGATGGCACCAAGACAACCTACTTCGACTTTCAAATGCTGCAGCGGCAAGTGGTTCATCGCTTCATCAGCGGAAAGCCCATCATCAAGGCTCAG